The following nucleotide sequence is from Drosophila simulans strain w501 chromosome 3L, Prin_Dsim_3.1, whole genome shotgun sequence.
CGCCTGCTGCAGATCGTTCCCGGAGCGGAGCATGCCCCGCGGCATCAGTCGCTCCCTGTAGATGTCGCACTCGCCGCTGGAGTTGCTCAGCGCGAACTGCAATCGCACCAGAGTGGGCAGTTGCAGGTCGTGCTGCTGCTTGTACACCTTCTCCACCTTCATGGTGGCCGAGAAGTTCACCCGCCGATCGGCGGACATCGACTTGAAGACACCCTGGAAAACGGTGGGCGCCGCAAAGGCCAACTGGGCGGGATCCCGGGCGGAGCAGTAGCGGTTGTATCGCTGGTGCTTCTGCTGGTGCTTcctgcgctgctgctgctgctggtggtgcttgTTGCCGCTCttgtgctgatgctgctggcgctgctccTTGTGCTGATCCTGCCGCTGGCGGCGATGATCGCGCTTGTCCTGCTGCATCTGTTGCCGGTGGCCGGTGCGCTGTTGCTGCCGGCTGCCGTTGGTGTTGCTGCCATCCCGACGACTTCGCGCCGCCAGCTCCGGACTGTGATCCTCCAACTGGCTCTCTGGCATCTCGTAGGACTCGATGAGATAGCTCCGCACCGCCGGCCGACTGCTGTAGTTGCTCGGCAATTGCGCTATGCTCTCTGGCTGATGTGGCAGCTGTGATGGTTGAATGTGGCGACGCATTTTGCTGCTCGCCGCCTCGCTGGGCATGCCattgtataataaattatatatttgacTATTGATTAACGTATTTGGAACTTTTTGCAttgactgctgctgctgttgctgctgctctggcACGGCAGCCACATGTTGCTCCTGCTGAGCGGGTGTACTGCTGCCGGCGTCGAATACTGTTGCTGGCTTTAACTTAACATTGCTACGGCTACTAAGACTATTGCTGTTGAGGCTGAGCAGCCTACTTAAGATATTGTtgtcgatgttgctgctgcttctactgctgctgctaccgCTCTCGGCGGAGCTTTCACTGCTCCCGCTGCCATTATCCGAACTCAGTGGTATATAGTAGCTGCTTTCTTCGGCACTGCCTTCCCATAATCTTGgaagatgctgctgctgctgttgttgctgctgttgctgctgcgtcgTCGCCGACGACGACAACACACATGTGTTTAGTAGCAACATGTAGCTGATAATTAGCAATATCAATGGCATTagttgcttttttgtttttagactCCATTTGCGCAAATGTTGCGCATACATGGCGTCCTCCAaagttgttgctgctattgCCCCGACTTTATGTACAAAATCTCGATAGcgagtgttgctgctgcgctttGCTGCTGCGTACTGCTgcgtgatgctgctgctgctgggggaTTGgtgtgtcctgtgtccttGCAATTTGCCTAAACGTGACAAATGTAAAATTCGCTGCCTCGTCGTTGTGGCTTGTCGTATTTCCGTTTATCCTGCAAATACTTTCGATAGTTTCGTAGCATTTTGAGCGACAGCAGGGGCAAGAGAGAGACGGACTGttcgagagcgagagagagggggaTAGTGTCTTTCGGACTGGTCTAACACACTGTATGCCTAGCATTAATTTATGAACACTTGGCCGCACTCgatagttgctgttgcttttgatgttgctgctgttgctgctgctgctgttgctgcttatTTTGGTGACTCATTTTTGTTATCTGAACAGAATTTCGCCGCGTTTCACTTGAGCGATCGCTAGGAGTCGACGCACGGCCACGCCCCGCTGCACGCCCCCCCAAATTGGACGGGCCTAAGGTCGCGTGGCGTTTGATTTTTCCCCCACTTTTTTCGTAGCGCTTTTCTTCACGAGGCTTTTCACGCGCGCGATCGTTTCGTATCTCCTCGATTCGGGTTCGGATTCGTAtttgtattcgtattcgtttGTGGGGCTCGGATATTCGTACTCGTATTCGGCTTTAGCTTCGGCTGCCGCtcctgatgctgctgttgcgttTGCTGCTCTTGTAATTGTAATCCTCGGCGCCAGATATACGATAATGTTTGTCTGGCCGTATACGCGATCTCTCGCCTATATAGCCGTAGTCGCACCCGTAGTCGTAGCCGTAGTCTGATTCACGAGTCGTCTTTTCTGGCACACACACCGCTGCAGATCTCTGATCtctgatgacgacgacgacgacgacgaagacgacgatgatgatggggatggcgatgatgatgatggtggtgatggtgatggtggatGTTGGACGGCGGATGGTGTACGGCGATGATGATGTGCGATATAGCAGACGCGGACACTCACGCGTATCtcacggatacggatacacGGACGGGGCATACACAACACACACGTCTTCTAATTTTAGACAAAAGtaattataaaagaaaaaacagagCAGAGTGCGCCGCGTTCAGCTTATACGCATATATATCTTCtactttggctttggctagATATATGTgcaatacatatatacccgCATCTGCTGATGTATTTGTGCACCTTTTCGATGTCTGCGTGCTCACTAGCCGATTATATAGAAAAGTCGTCGCAACAGTCGGCTCtagatgtatatatatattttttgtgcatatatagtatatgcaACATGGGAACGCACACAATCACACGCGCTGGCACGAGAATCgatcgtttttgttttatatatctGTGCGTATATATGTCTATGTGATAAGTACATATACCAAGTGCAGGCAGAAGTTGTTGCTTCAGCAGAGCCAAGATCTATGAAGATGCCCCGGCTGTTGTTgcactgttgttgtttttattgttatagttgccactgctgtttttttttcattcattccGCAAAAAGTCCGCTTTGCCGGGGAAAATCAGCAATTGCACACGCTTAATGAAAACGAAAGTCCTTTTACACGTTCGATCGATTTGTGTTGTTCGATTTGCTTGGTGGGTCACTTCGGTTACTCCAGCTGATGAAATTCGCTGGGAACTTTTTTCttgaatattaataaatcaaCGATTTTTCACACAGAATTTCACTGATTTCAAAACACTCCACTCGGATCTGCTGTTGTCTGGGTGATCTTTTATCAACGCCCTCAGTGAGTATCtgaacaataataatatttggcTATCTTTCGGATTGCCGACAATCGCGCGCCCGTTCCGTTGCCGTCGAATGGTTTCTGCGGACTGTCGGTGGAAACTAACTGATTGTGTATGTTGGTTTAAAATTATTCTTTTCTCTGCTCCTAACACAGGCGGAATTTCGtataattctttttttatttgggcGAAATCGCTCTACGGAGCGGCACAGGTCTGCTCGATTTGACGCCGCGAAAACGACTCAAACGTATCTCACCGATGCAGAGCAGAGTTGTAGCATTCACAACGTATCTCACGGATACAACTCAAACGTATCTCACGACTCAAACGTATCTCACTGGTCGGAATTTGTTCGACTGCGTTCGGCCGTGTTCGAATATCTTCGGCACGCTCTTTTCGCTCAAACGTTGAGTGTTTTCTCCAACGTTTTCTTCTCGCAGCAACGCCAGCATTTTCTCAACCCTGCAGTTTTCTCTCAACAATTTCGGGTGATCCAATTCattactttatattaattacttaAAGGCGATTTGTGGTTAACAATTGGGATATTTAATATGGAACATCAAGGTTGGCACGAGACCTTTAGTTATTCGAAAACACCTCTAGGTCTCTAAAAGTATGCTTCACAATAAGCTAATATCTCTAGAGATTGCTCTGGTACTTTTATCCTCTAATTCTCTAAATCTTTAAGGTTCTCACCACTTCaaataaccttttttttttttaccaaattTAGGGTATTACAACATATTTTGTAGAACAAAATCCGATttactctctctctctctctcaaaCTCCCTTTTTTCCTCTGCTGCAAGGATAATTTCTTACCGTAATAAGTCTTACAAAAAACTAGAACTTCTAGAAAAACTTTTCACACCCACAAcgtattaaaaaaatatcgtCGTTACAAGTTAAAGTTAAAATCGAACTAGAATGGAAATCGACCCCGTTGACGTTTAAATAGGCGTCTAACGACGATATAACCAATCCAATAGATAAATATAGATAAGGGGACTGTTTCCATTGGCGTTTGCTCCCATTTCCAATAAGTTACTCATAATCGTCGAGCTTCTGATAGGCTGATATAAATGATTACCAGTCGGAGggtctttaaaaattattgctcatacgcaaaGAGTTCAAGTCCTAGTTCAATGAGTCATTCCAAGTAATTGAATGAAAGAGGTGCGTTTATGCTGCGTTTGAATAAGTTAAATGTACTGTCGGCGATTTTATCTAGTTCAAGAAAGTTTGGATTCATAACTGATCTTAGATACCATCACAAACAATTTGCCTAAATGCAATGAGCAATATGTTAATAAATTTCCGAattaattcgaaatatttattcctAATCGATCGATCACAATATGAGAATCTTACAAAACTCGTCAATCTcaatttagttttgctttCATCCAACAGATCTTAACTCAACgctttcgtttgttttgaCTTCGGTTCCGGATTTCCTCCCgtttttgatattttcttATGATGACTGCGGCGGCGAGTCGTCGTTCTTCTGGGGGCTCAGCTTTTTTCCCATGATTATTTGCTTTATTGTCAAATGTCAAGCCCATAACAGCGACTACAGAAAAAACAAACTGCGGCAGGTGATTCCGTCCAGCGCTTGGAAGTCGTGTAAActtaacgttttttttttattttgtttcttactTGCCCCAGCTGCTGATGTTTCactcgctgttgttgttattgtcaAACAAAGCTTCCACTTGTTCTACGCACTGcgcataacaataaaagaagctgacagaagaaaaaaaaataaaagagaaaaagcATAAAAGGGGAGCTTAGGTGGGGCGGCAGTGGTGTGGTGACAAGTGCGACAATTGTAAGAAAAGCCAGAAGCAAAGAAGGGTTCAAAGTCGGCCACTTGTGACGGAGTTGGGCCAACTTGGTCTACGTCATTGCCAGTTTCTGAATGAGCGAATCAGGTACTTACCCTACTTACCGCCAGCTGATAAGagcgcaaaaaacaaaacaaacgctACCAAATGATAGTGTTCTTATCGATTGGGCTAACTAGTGTTCCTACGCAAAAAGCGCCCGGAAGCGGAAATAAAGCTCGACACCTGTCGCCGCTGCTCAGCGATCAGCGTTCAGCGTTCAGAGTTCAGAGTTCGGGCAGGTAGATTGTCTTCAGTTTGGTAAGCATATATTTGAAAAGCtgcaaaaagagagagaggctCCATTGTCTAGTACGGAAGGAAGTGCTGGAAGCAAACGTTGGACAAGCTGCAGAATCCAGGGATCCAGATCCCCTCACTCCCTTTTAGAACCTGGCCGACGACAGACAACAGCTGCCAAGCGCAGCGTCATTGTATCATCAACAAATGcccacatatatacatatgtacataaatacatatatacacaaacaatggcaacaagaacaacaagggCAGCGAGCCAAGcccacaacaataacaaacatgaaaacatgaaaattttccaaaagcAATTTCGAAATGCGCGCAGGCGCAAACATCCAATTCCTATTTCTCGTCACAGGGGAGGCCGGTAATGTAAGATGGTACCAAGTTGGGAAAATAAActaaaggaaaacaattcTAATTTAATTCCCACTAAGTAACTTAAAGATTTAGAAGGGTAAATTGTGAATGGTTTTAATAGTTCATATAAACATTATCTTATCACATTTAAATTCAGGTTCCGCATTTAGCCATCATAAAATGAGGTGCAAAATTCCATTCTAATAACGACTCTATTTCCGATTCGACAAGAGATTTACTGTTGGCAGTAATTATAAAGCTAGCAAATAGAGCTTTATGGCCAAGAGTAGGCACCAAGATATTGCAGTTGGGCAATCTATATGATTATGACACAAACAGACCGATAAGGATTGCTTGGTTTTTTTTGCTTATCTAGGCTCTCGAGACTCTGGCTAAGTGATTGCAATGAAAGTAAATGAGATTCAAATGCGTTGACCGTGCACTTGTTGCACTGGGCTATCCGCTGGTGTTAAATGTTCGAGCAACAGGGTCTGTGCAACCGAAGACAAAGCCGTTATAGCACTCTGATCCGATCTACCCGCCCTCGCCAGCCCAgcccatacatatatgtatgtatgtatggataTATCCCTCAGCCGTCTGAGACGCCGCTAAATTGTGTTAAAAACCCAACAGCCAAAGTACAGAACGTAGAAACCTCAAGATCCGAGCGGCCAGATAAACAACATGAGACAGAACGGAACGGAAccgaaaggaaaggaaagtaAGGAGCGAACTGAACTTGGTGCAATCTTCCGCATTATGAgtagctggctggctggctggctgagaAAACGGcgaggaaatggaaatgaaaatgcactTGGCTTACAGCAGATCGGGGCAGGTTGTTAGTGGTAGCGACATGTGGCCAGGGGCATGCAGTACGAGACTATCTGAAACTGGGCTCTAATTTCAATTGGGTTTCGTGGTTGTGGAAATTATTCAACAGCGCTAAGTACGCCCAGAGACTTGGAACTGGAACTGTCCATCCGTCCGTCCGCCTGGCTGTCCATCCGTGtgtcttttattttatatagtctgtttttctgtttctctgtgtgtttttttttctttctgtgtggGGGGCACCCACGCGTGACGTGACTCTTTGGTTTGGCTCTTCTATACCTGAGCCGCTTCCGTAAAAAGTTGCCgccgttgccgctgctgccgttcCCATTCCGGCTCCCCTTTCCCTTTCCGATTCCCATGGAAGGGCCATGGGCCATGGGCCATgggtatatggtatatggccATATTCCCTAACCTTACCCCCGTCCATCTGCTCTGCGGTTGATTCTCTTCAAGTGCATTGAAGCAAGTTGAAGGCTATTTTTCAACTTCAAATGTTTGCTAAATGACTTTTGATGATTTGTGGTGAGCCGTTGAGCCGGCGAGCAAGCCGACTTTAACTCCGAGTTGAGGGTTGTGAGCAGGGGCACGATAAATTaatgattatatttatttaatttcacttcGTACCGAGTGTTGACTGGCCGTCTAATTAGCCCCGAGACCAACCAGTGTCACTGAGCTGTTCCGGCTTGTCTTAGCATTGACCATTGGCCCGATAACTTTCCCCCAATCCGACCATACATATCCTCAAACGATTTACAAGCCGATGAGCTGGCACTTCCATGCTGTAGTGCGTTCAAGTGGCACAAACACCATAAAATCTAAGCAAATATTGGATGTTTGGCTTATCTATGGCTATGACTCCAGTCCCCCAAATCTTGGAACCGATCAACAATGGGTTTTCAAATGGGAAAAGCCCAGGTGACTCACATGCTTAATAAAGGGCAGTGCTTTGATCGCCGGAGGACAATGAACGGTGCTGAGGCGAATAACTTACTCGCGTGTCCATTTCGCCTAGGGGGAGGTGACAGCTCATCGTGGCGATCTGATAATAAACCGTCTGACGTTTgacattttttggcaaactttttgtttggcaaactCAAGCAGAAGACAACGACCAGACAGAAACAGAACGGAGCACAGAACAAAATCGCagtcgagttgagttgagcGGTACGGAGACAGCGACACGTGAATTGCAGATAATCAGCGTCGTGTCTGGGCCTAAAAATATGCTCCATGTAATTAGCCCCGCCAAATGGAGATGGAATACGAAAGCAGTCCTTCAAATACgcttatttttatgaagatttacaatttttaaaattattatcaacaagtttttattataatatatcaTCTTTAAAATTATAGCAATAGTAATTATATAGTTATatgcgaaacgaaacgaaccaTTGAAACGTGCAGTTGAATAGCGTAATATTTATACACTTGAAGGGTATTTAATATTCGTTGGTTTGCTCGGCGCTTTCCCTTTCCCATTTCCAGTGACTGCTCCAGACAACAGCAATGTGgcaaaaataaccaaaaacgTCTCGAGCTCCACACGAGTCACAATGAGGCGATGGATGGGCTATAAATAAAGAGTGGCAGACTCCTGAACTCCCGGCCGTAAGTGGAAGTCACAGCAGCTCCATAGATCGCAGATCATATCCATCTTCGTGCCGAAAACTCTAACTCGAGCACATGCCCCACATGCATGACTCAGACTGGTGAAATCCTCGGCTAATATTTCAATTAGgcgacaaataaaaaatgaaaagagggGGCCAGCAACGAGGTGAGTCTGCGAAGTTGATGACATGCCCAAACTTAATAAAAAGCGGCAGAAATGTGCCCTCGGACTTCGGGCTAAATAAATTCCATGGGACCCTAGGTGGTCGAATATTTTAACACTACCGGGCACAGGCCGCCGGAAGGCAGAAGTAGGAGCTGTCTGACCACTGGCATCGCTATAAGATGGAGCTGGgggatcggaatcgggatcgggatcggtgGCAAATCTGTGGCGCTGGCGTCTGCCTTTTAATGTAGAAAACTAGTCGAGGCGAATAATTTACGATGGCCAGGATTGCACAGCCAGCAGGATGAGCTGGTGGGGGGATGCGAGGGAAAACGGCGTTGACTTGACTTATCAATTTCACGGGAATCCAATCGATTTTTATATGAGAGCGAGCAGATAAACCGCAAAAATCAAGCAATAAAATCGCTTTGCCccagccgcaacaacaaaagcgaaataaaagcaacaacagtGCAAAATGAAGAGCAGAGACACAGGGCCAGAGGGGCTTTCGGGGATTCGTGGGAGCACAAGGGGGGAATTGGAGGGGGAGGGGTTTTCGGAGGGACAGAGGCGATGGGACTGCGAAAATACCAAAACGGCAATAAATGGTGTTGATATCCCGCCAAGCGTGTGAAGACGCTAACGATGCCGCCAAAACTTGTTAACCACAAAAATTATTGCATGAgatgaaataaattaaggtGGCGGCATCGGCATCGCTCCGGctgcaccaccatcaccaccaccagcaaccGCCGCCAGCGGCACCACCGAACTATCCGCTCTGCTTCCTATTCCTCGCATCCTTGCGGCGGCGACGATGGCGACGGTTCGTTCAGGCCGCCAGTGGCGACGACTCCCCCTGCTCCTTGTGCTCCCCCCCTGGAAACCGCGCTTAACCACCTCTGACCCCCCTCCGTCTCCACCCATGTGGCCATCGCCTGCtggcctttgttgttgctgctggcggtacatacgtgtgtgtgtgtactttcGGTGAAATGAAATGACAGACGCGGCGCAAGATGCAAATTTACCTATGGAAtgttggccaggccaagcTGAGCTTGCTAATACCCTACAAGGAATCGAAATCAATTGGGAAATTAAGCAAAGAATATAACAATCGGTAAATTACTATTTAAAAGAACCAAATAGCTAAtaaagaaaggaaaatttcGAATATGGAAAGTATTTCTCATTTACTGGAAAACTAATATTTTacatgtttataaatttaaaggaACTGGAATTTATATAGGCTGAAACCTTATATATCTTAAAGTAGAGCACTGCACAAGCTCATGCAACTTCATCATCTGGCCAGTGCAACAGACCCATTGCCAATGAGTTCAGTTCTGGCCAGCACTCTCATTTCGTCCCCCTCTTGGTCGCCACCTGATCCTCGGTTGCCCctcccacaacaacaacaacaagagcaggCCATATCACAGGTCTCAGTTCAATCCCCACACACCACCACCTCCATTCCCATCCCCATTCCGTACCCAAACGATCCGATCCAATCCGTtccgtctccatctccatctccatctccgtcCGCCAAGTCCGTGTCCGTCTGTCCGGCGGTGGACTCTACGGCGCTGCCGTTTTAGCAACATTGCAATCATCTGAAAATTCCATtccaatcaaattaaaaactggCGTCTACCTTTTTATCATTTTCTTATCAGATCTCAAGATCTGCCGCAGCGATGCCTTCTGCTGTGCGCCTTTTATGCGAATACCATGTGGATGGTATGGGTATAAGGATGGGGCACcatggatgtgaatgtggctgtggctgttgGGGATGTGTGGATGGGTCTGCTTTGGTCCCTGCTTTCTGGTGCCGGGGCTTTTGGACTTGGACTCACTGAAACTCTGACTCGGTTTCTGGctgatttgttgttgtttttcgttaacttttttttgtgtttgttgcattttttgctctttttttatataataagcAGATCTTTGTCCCAAAGAAACCGTGGCCAtaatatatcaatataaacgcggcggaggagctgccgaaggaggggggtggggggttttTCTGCGGCAGCGGGGGCCAAAAAGGCGTCCATGAGCGCCTGGGAAGCAAAGCACATTCATGGCCTGGTCTTGTTTGCCAGTTTTCAGCCAGGACTGGACGTTGACTTCGTTACTTTGGTGGGGAACGGGGTTGGTGATGGGGGGTAAGGGACGGGGGGCTATTGGGGGGCAGGCAAATGCGACCGAATGGCGACGACGAAATCCATTAGTTTTGCACCTTCGCAACATGTTGCAGCGACGTTGTTGTCATCGCCAAAGATTCgtcttttttgttgtttctttcttctttttttttggtaattttttcctttttttggccattgctGGCACCGCAAATTGGTAAAAATTAACACGCTGCTTTGCTCTTGACCAAAAACAGGCACACGAAACCCATTTTGCTTTTAGGCGTCTGTCGCCAAAATTCCTTTCATGCAATCCTCTGCAGACCCCCGCGGCCCAGCATCATacttcaatttaataaattaattggctTTGTGTCGGCTGAAGCATTTGATCGGTCGGTCGgccggtcggtcggtcggagTAGTTGGTAGTTGGCAGGGACGAGGGGAAATGGAGGCTTGGGAACCGATCCTCAAGCTTGCTTGCAAGtattactgctgctgctttcgttAATGCCAACCTCCCATGAAAAGATAGAAATCAACTTGGCTTTACAGAGATCCTCTTACAGTCTGCTCCTCTTCCTGCCTTAGCCCTTCGGTGCCCCCCACCTCGCTCTCCCCatcacccaaaaaaaaaaaaagaaaaaaaaaaacaaccacaggcacagacacacacacacgcattccTGGCGTTCAGTGGCACTCGAAATGCGTTTATCTGGTGCTGGGACTGCGTTTTTATTATCTTAGGTGTtaatgatttcatttttggccaccCAATTGAGGCTGTCTGGCTCGCTGGTCTGCGGACCCTTCTTTTGCCTGGCTTTCTGTATTATTTctgcttattttttttgtttcccaGCTCCGTTCACTGTCTGGTCCTCTGATCTGCCTGGGCATCCTCTGTCTCGGCTTATCGCTTTAATCTCTTCTGACAGTGATTATTGCTGTTTGCGGATTGTGCAATTGATGTGCGAACTTCGACACCATCTCTGCCTTCTTTTCGCCTCGTTTTCCCGCAGGCCTGGCGCAGAGATGGTGGAAAAATCTCGTTTACCGTCTCTATTTACAGGGACACGGGGCCACTGCGAAGGGCGGCTCGCTTTTAGCACCCAAATATGATGTCATGGATTTGGCGGCCTCCGCCTCTCGGCCTGTAAGTCGAAACCCCAAAAAGGGCAATTTTTGAAATCATACGCCAAACATGGCGCGACATAACTGGGGAGCCTTGGGAGCATCTCAGTTCAGTTCGCTTTCAGTTTAGTCCAGGAGCTGGCGCAGGAGCCGCAGATGGAGTTGGAATCAGAAATTGGGAGTCGGGAGAATCGGGAGCTGCGAGATGGAAGCTGGAGCATTGTTCTTTGCACTGTCGCTTTCGCACTTCACAAAGGGATAGAGTTCAATTTTTGTGTCTGCATtcgaaacaaaagacttaagcaACGAACTTGGCAATTTTTTTATGCCCGCTCTTCATTCTGCCCATCATCCTTCTCCGgccactttttggccagaaagcTGCTACGGCGATAGTATTTTGGACCAAAAAGGTGTCGCTGATTGTCTTTTAAGAGAGTTTCTGGTCCGCGGCGCCGTCGCCTGGGCGTTGACAGTTGTTGtgattgttttgttgtttgtgccgctgccgctgccgctccAGCATTGTGGTTGCCACCAGTGGAATGTGGCCGAATGCGCGGCCTCCCTTTTGCCAGTCGGTGCATTCAATCGAATTCAATTGTTTTTGGCAGTCGCGCACCGCAAAAAGCCCAGCCAGAAATTGCAAAGTAGCCGAAGCACAGCCGCATTCCCACAGCTactggtcctgctcctgccttttggccacaaaaaaaaaaataagcaaagcaaataaaacaaaataaataaaacaaccaAAATCGGTTGCACAGAAGCAGTGGGCTTGATCGGGAGGCAGTGTAAGGTTGCGCCTGCCATAATCAGGCTCAGAATCTGGACGTCTTTAACTCTTGCCCATGCGACTGGCTGCATCCTCAAAGCTGGCGCTAAGACCTAAAGCGATAATCGCACATCAATTCGTTTTATAATGATGACGAGCCCC
It contains:
- the LOC6736924 gene encoding protein vein isoform X4, which encodes MYAQHLRKWSLKTKKQLMPLILLIISYMLLLNTCVLSSSATTQQQQQQQQQQQHLPRLWEGSAEESSYYIPLSSDNGSGSSESSAESGSSSSRSSSNIDNNILSRLLSLNSNSLSSRSNVKLKPATVFDAGSSTPAQQEQHVAAVPEQQQQQQQSMQKVPNTLINSQIYNLLYNGMPSEAASSKMRRHIQPSQLPHQPESIAQLPSNYSSRPAVRSYLIESYEMPESQLEDHSPELAARSRRDGSNTNGSRQQQRTGHRQQMQQDKRDHRRQRQDQHKEQRQQHQHKSGNKHHQQQQQRRKHQQKHQRYNRYCSARDPAQLAFAAPTVFQGVFKSMSADRRVNFSATMKVEKVYKQQHDLQLPTLVRLQFALSNSSGECDIYRERLMPRGMLRSGNDLQQASDISYMMFVQQTNPGNFTILGQPMRVTHLVVEAVETAVSENYTQNAEVTKIFSKPSKAIIKHGKKLRIVCEVSGQPPPKVTWFKDDKSINRKRNIYQFKHHKRRSELIVRSFNSSSDAGRYECRAKNKASKAIAKRRIMIKASPVHFPTDRSASGIPCNFDYCFHNGTCRMIPDINEVYCRCPTEYFGNRCENKWPDNILLQSTAKYIP